The genome window GACCTCTTCCCGGCGCAGCCCCGGCACCCGCCGCACGCCGACGGCCGGGATGCCCGCCCGCTCGGGCGAGAGCAGCTCCCGGCGGGCGCGGAGGTGATCGCCCAGGAGGTTCGGTTCGTCGGTCACCACTTCACGGTAGGCCGCGCGCGGTGTCCGTGCCTGGTCCTGTCACCCCCAGGGACGGCAGTCCGTTGTGGACGGATCAGCCGACCGGGAACTTGACGCCGGTGAGCTCCTCCGACACCGTCCACAGCCGACGCTGCACGGCGACGTCGTAGGACTGCGGGCTCGAGGCGACCACCTGCGGGCGGCCGCGGTACCCGCCGAGGCCGTCGGGGCCGTAGTACTGGCCGCCGAGGGCGGCGGGGTCGGTCGCGGCGCGCAGGATCGGCAGCGCGCCCCGCTCCGAGCTCTGGGTGAACAGCGGCGCGACGGCCGGGAAGAGCGCGCGGGCGATCGCGGGGGAGTTGCGCATCAGCTCGGTGCGCGCCACCCCGGGGTGCGCGGCGACGGCGGCGGTGGTGCCCCGCGACGCGAGCCGGCGCTGCAGTTCGTAGCTGAACATCAGGTTGGCGAGCTTGGCCTGGCCGTAGGCGGCGACGCGGTCGTAGGAGTTCTCCCACTGCAGGTCGTCGAAGTGGATCGCGGCGCGGATGCGGTGGGCGATGCTGGCGACGGTCACCACGCGGGAGCCCTCGACCGGCAGCAGGAGGTCCAGCAGCAGGCCGGTGAACGCGAAGTGGCCGAGGTGGTTGGTGCCGAACTGCAGCTCGAAGCCGTCGCGGGTGGTCTGCCGCGGCGGGTACATGACGCCGGCGTTGTTGATCAGCAGGTCGATCTTCGGCAGCGTGCCGCGCAGCTCGGCCGCGGCGGCCCGGACGGAATCGAGCGAGGCGAGGTCCAGCTCCTGCACGGTGACGTCGGCGTTCGCCCCGAGCTTGGCGGCCGCCTGCTTGCCCTTCTCGACGTCGCGCACGGCGAGCACCAGCGTCGCGCCGCGCTCGGCCAGCACCTTGGCGGTGTCGAAGCCGAGCCCGGTGTTGGCGCCGGTGATGACGGCGACGCGGCCCTGCTGGCTCGGCACGTCGCGGTCGGTCCAGTTCTTGCTCATGGCGGTGGTCCCTCCGGTGGCGGCCCTTGCGGACCGGCGGTCTGTTATGACTCCGACGCTAAGGAACCGTCGGTCTATTGTCAAGAGACTGTCGGTCTTTAAGTTTGGGCGAAGGGCGTTAGGCTGATCTCATGACGTTCCAACGGGCGCGCAGCGCGGAGCAGCGGGAGGAGCGGCGGCGCACGATCCTCGACACGGCGCTGGCCATGCTCGACGAGATGCCGGTGGCCGACGTGAGCCTCAACGAGCTCAGCCGCCGGGTCGGCCTGGCCAAGTCGAACGTGCTGCGCTACTTCGAATCCCGCGAAGCGGTCCTGCTCGAACTCCTGGACGGCGCCCTGCGCGACTGGCTGGTCGAGGTGTCGGCCGAGCTGACAGTGGGCGTGGACCGTGACCTCCCGGCACGGGAGCGCGGCGACGCGTTCGCGACGGTGGTCGCGCAGTCCCTGGCCCGCCGCACGGTGCTGTGCGACCTGATCGGCGCGCAGGCGGGCGTGCTGGAGCACAACGTGTCGGTGGACGTGGTGGTGCGCTTCAAGCAGTCGGCGCTGGCGGGCCTGGAGACGATGGCCGACCTGCTCCGGGGCTACGTCCCCGAGGTCGGCGAGGAGGCGCCGTCGGTGTGCCTGATGGCGATGATCCTGACGGGCGGCCTGTGGACGCACTGCCGCCCGGCCCCGAGCGCACTGGCGGCGTACGAGGCCGACCCGGCGTTGCGGGCGCTGCACCTGGATTTGGCGCCGGCGCTACAGCACGGGCTGGCGATGCTGATCGCGGGGGCGGTGGCCCGCAGCAGCTGATCAGGTCGTCGAGCGCCGCAGCACCAGCCACGCCGCGCCGCCCACGGCCAGGGCGAAGGCCAGCGGGTAAGCCGTGAACAGCGTCAGCGAAGGCTGGTCACCCAGGAAGCTCCCGATCGGCCGCCACCACCGCTGCGTCGTCGCCAGCGCACCGGCCGCCGCGAGGATGGCGACGCTGCCGAAGACCGCCAGGTAGATCCCCGTCTGCCGCCAGCGCTGGAACACCACGCCCGCCAGGACGCAGATCGCCGACGTCGCCACGATCGGGCCCGAGAACGCCAGCCATTGCGTCAGCGGGCCGTCCTGGCGGAGGACGCCGAGACCGTAGATCCGGGCTTCCCGGCCCCAGCCGCCGGTCCGGCGCTCGACCGTCGCGAACGCCACCAGCAGCAGGCCGAAGAACAGTGCCTGCGCCGTCACGACCAGCGCCGTCGCCGCGAAGAAGCGGCGGCGGGTCACCCCGAGGCCCAGTGCGAACGGGAAGACCTGGGTCATCGTCTGCAGGTGCGCCGTCGCGGCCACGCCCAGCAGCATCGGGAGCAGGTAGACCTCGTGGTCGCCCACCGCCGTCTGGCCGTTCGAGACGTCGATGCCCCAGCCCAGCAGGGGGAGTGCGACCACCGCGGCCAGCGGGTAGGCGAGCAGGGCCGGCCAGTTGACCAGCTGGATCCGGGCGACGTCGAGCACGCGGGTCATCGGGCTTCCTTCCCGGCGGCGACCGGCGCGCCGTGGTGCTGGGTGGTGCGGACGACCAGCTGCTGCAGCGAAACCGGCTCGAAGTCGAGTCCGGGGTGGACTCGGTCGGGCGCCCCGGCGAGGGTGACGCGCAGCGCGCCGCCGATCCGTTCGCGGTGCAGTTCTTCGTAGCCGGCGGCGAAGCGCTCGACGGCGTCGGCGGGCCCGGTCACCGCTACCGCCTCGCCGCGCAGTGACTCCGCGTCGGCGTCGATCAGCACCCGGCCGTGGTCGAGCAGCACGACGTGCTCGATCAGGTCGCTGACCTCGTCGATCAGGTGCGTGGACAGCACGATCGTGCGCGGATGCTCGGCGTAGTCGGCGAGCAGCCGGTCGTAGAACAGCTGGCGCGCGACGGCGTCGAGGCCGAGGTAGGGCTCGTCGAACAGTGTCAGCGGCGCCCGCGAAGCCAGCCCGATGACCACGCCGACCGCCGAGAGTTGCCCCCGCGAGAGCTTGCCGAGCAACTGTCCACTTGGGACGGCGAAGTCCGCCAGCAGTGCCGCGGCGAACGAGCCGTCCCAGTCCGGGTAGAGCAGTTCGGCCGCGCGCAGCGCGTGCTTCACCCGGAACTTCTCCGGGTAGTGCTGGCTTTCCTTGATGAAGCAGGTCCGCGCGAGCACGCCGGCGTTCTCGTACGGGTGCTGCCCGAAAACCTCCACCGTGCCGCCGGTTTCGCGGCTCTGCCCGGTGAGGATCCGCATCAGCGTGGTCTTGCCGGCACCGTTGCGGCCCAGCAAGCCGTGGATCGTGTTCTCGGCGAGCGTCACGCTCACCCCGTCGAGCGCGGCGAGCGAGCCGTAGCGCTTGGTCACCCCGGTCGTGCGCACCACGTTCATCGTTCCGGCTCCCAGACGTCGATCAGCTTCTTGATCTCCTCGGCTTCCATGCCGAGCTTGCCCGCCTCCGCCATCAGCGGGGCGAGGAACTGCCGCGTGAAGTCCCGGCGCCGCCGTTCGAGCAGCTGCGCGCGGGCATCCGTGGCGACGAACATGCCGATGCCCCGTCTCTTGTAGAGGATCCCGTCGGCGACGAGCTGGTTGATCCCCTTGGCCGCGGTCGCCGGGTTGATCCGGTGGAAGGCCGCGAGCTCGTTGGTGGACGGCACCTGCGTATCCGCGGTCAGGCTCCCGTCGACGATCGAGCTCTCGATCTGCTCGGCGATCTGCAGGAACAGCGGCCGCCCGTCGTCCTTCACGCCGACCACCGCACACGGCGGTTCGTCGGTTCGTTGGTCATGTAACTAACCATGGAGGCTCGATCCGGTCACTGTCAAGCCGCCACCTTGACAGGCCTGCCCCATCATTCATACATTCGTCGTCACTTTGTATGAATGACGGGAGTTGATCCGCATGCGGCTCGGCCAGACCGCCGTCGTCCTGGGGGGCAGTGCCGCCGGTCTCTGCACCGCCGGTGCTCTTGCCCCGTTCTTCGAGCGGGTGCTCGTCCTCGAACGCGACCGGCTGCCGGCCGGTGCCGAACATCGGCGTGGGGTGCCGCAGAGCAAGCACCCGCACTTCCTGCTGAACTCGGGGCGGCGGGCGATCGGCGCGCTGTTCCCCGGCTTCGAAGACGACCTGATCGCGGCGGGCGGGTTGCACCTGATGCCGTCCATGGACGCGGCCTACCTCGACGGCGAGGGCTGGTCGGCGCGCAAGCGCAGTGCGATGACCATGATCTACGGCTCGCGGATCCTCATCGAGCGGGTGCTGCGCGACAAGGTGCGGGAGCTGCCCAACGTCGTCATCCGCGAAGGGACCACCGCCGGCGGACTGACCTTCGACGGCGGCGCGGTCACCGGGGTCGACGCCGGGGGTGAGCACCTCGACGCCGATTTCGTCGTCGACGCGACCGGGCGCGGCTCCCCGGTCGCCGGCTGGCTGACGGCCGCGGGGTGGCCCGCGCCGGAAACGCGGACCCTCGACGCCAAGGTCACCTACACCTCACGCTGGTACGACCTGCCCGCCGAACGCCCGGCGTCCTGGTGGTGGCGGCACCTGGTGATCATGCCGACGCCGGACAAGGGCGCGCACCCCGCCGAGCACGACTTCCTGGTCAACTTCTTCCCCGTCGAAGGCAACAGGGTCATCGCCTGCATGGGTTCGTGGGGCCTGGACATGCCCCGCACCACCGACGCGTTCGCCGAGGTGGCCCGCCGGGTGCGGACGCCGTTGTTCGCCGCCGCGATGGACCGGTGCGAGCCGACGTCCGAAGTGCACCTCACCCGCTCGACCGGCAACAAGTGGCGCCGCTACGACCGCCTGCGCACGCCGCCGCGCCGCCTGGCGTTCGTCGGCGATTCCATCTGCGCCTTCAACCCCTTCTACGCACAGGGCATCAGCTCCGCGGCGGGCTCGGCGCTGCTCCTGCGCGAACACCTGTCCCGCGCCGGCCGCCTCGACGACGGCTTCGGGAAGCGCTTCCTCGCCGCGCAGCGGAAGGCGCTGCAGGTGCCGTGGCGCCTCGCGATGGCCCGCGACCAGGGGTACGAATGCGGCGAGGGGACCGAGAAACCGCCCGAATGGAAACGCCGGATCCTCGCGGCCGTGTCCGCGCCGGCGTTCAGCCTGATCGTCGGCGCCGCACGCGAAGACGACGTCGTCGACGAGCACTTCGCCAAGGTCTTCAACATGGACGAGTCGCTGGGGGACATGCTGCGCAACCCCCGCGTGCTCGCGGGACTCCTGCGTCACCGCGTCCGCGCGGCGCTCGGGCGGCAGCGGGTGCCGTTCGGGTTCGATCCCCGCGCCGAGCCGCCCGCCACCGACTACTCGCCCGCGGCCGCGCGGTGAGCACGGCGTGCGGGCCGGACGCCGAGGCCGTCACGCGCGGGCTCGGCTTCGACTGCCACGACGTCTCCCCGGTGGTGTCGGTCCGCTTCCCGGGGGACCTGGCGAACTGGACGCTGCCGGTGCTCGAAGCGCTCGTCGTCGGCGGAGCCGTCTTCGCGCTGGTGCACGCCGTCCGCCGGTACCGCGCGGGCGATCCGGTCAACCTGGCGCTGTGGTGCGCTTCCCTGGTCTACCTGTTCGTCACCGAACCGCCGCTGTACTTCCCGGAGTGGTTCGGCCTCGACGAGCTGTACGGCTTCATCTTCGCCCACAACCGGTTCACCGTGCAGTTCATGGGGGACCGGCTGCCGCTCTACATCGTGGCGTTCTACCCGGCGTTCAGCCAGCTCGCGTACGAGGTCGTGCGCTCGCTCGGGATCTTCCGGCGCGGCGCGCTGCGCGGTTCGATCGCCGTCGCCTTCGTGTGCCAGGTGTTCTACGAGGTCTTCGACCAGATCGGACCGCCGCTGAAGTGGTGGGCGTGGAACCCCGGCAACACCATCGTGAACCGCCCCGCGCTGGCGACCGTGCCGATGACGAGCATGCTGCTGTTCGCTTCGGTTTCGATGGCGGCGATGACGTACCTGGTCGTACGGCTGAAGGGCCGTGCCGCGTTCCTGCTCGCCGGCGTCCTGACGCCGCTCGCGATGGTGGTCGCGGGCCTTCCGGCGAGCCTGGTCCAAGGGCATCCGACCGCGCAGGCCTGGATCCTCGGCGTCGAACTGGCCGCGGTCTGGCTGGCCGGCGGCTGGATCGTCGCGACCCAGCGGTCACCTTCGGACGTATCCGCCTTCGCCCGGATCTACCCGGCCGCCTACCTGGGGGTCCTGGCGGTCATCTGGCTGTCCGCGCTGAACGACGTCCCGAGCGAAAGCGGGCTCTATGCGCTCGTGTGCTTCGTCGCGGCCGGCCTGGTGCTGGCCGCGCTGCACCGGGCCCGCCGGCCCGCCCCGGTGTGACGGTCGGGGAAGATGACGGGCATGGGGCACCACGGATGGCGGGGCAACCCGCCCGGCACGGAGGACGAGGCACGCCGCCGCATCGTCGAGGCGGCGACGGCGTGCCTCGACCGCGTGGGGCTGGCCAAGACGAGCCTGTCCGACGTCGCCGCCGAAGCCGGCGTGACCCGGCAGACGGTCTACCGCTACTTCCCGGGCCTCAAGGACATCCTGCGCGCGGTCGGGCTCGCCGGGGTCGAGGAGTTCGCCGGGCGGATGGAACGCCACCTGGCCTCGTTCGCCACCGCCACCGAAGCCGCGGTGGAATCGGTGGTGTGGGCCGTCCGCACGGTCCCCGGCGAGCCCCACCTCGGCCTCCTCCTGCAGGCGGGCGAAGCCGACTTCTTCACCGACGGGGTCATCTCGCCGCTCGCGTTCTCCTTCGGCACGCGCATCCTCCGCAACGTCCCGGTCGACTGGGCGGCGGCGGGCGTCACGACCGAGGAGGACCTCCGCGGCCTCGCCGAGATCCTGATGCGGCTCTTCATGTCCTTCCTGCAGCACCCGACGACCCCGCCGCCCGGCGACGACGAGCTGAGGGCGCTGGTCCGCCGCTGGCTCGGCCCGGCCCTCGGCGGCTGACGGGGTCAGACCTCCGTGATCCGCGGCGCCTCGAGGTACGTCACGAGGTTCGGGGGCGCGTACGGCGGCTGCATGTTTTCGTGGCGGTACTGCGCGCACGACGCGACGGACTCCGACGGCGGGTCCACCACACCGATCTCCCGGTCGATCGAGCCGAACATCTTGTAGACCCAGTTCAGCGAGTTGTGCAGGACGCCGAGTTCGTCCTCGGGCGGCAGGCCGGCGAACGCGCCCGGCTCGAACACGAGCCCGCACTTCTCCGCGCTCGCCACCAGCCAGCGCCGCGCGAGCCCCGACAGGCCCTGCTCGGGGTAGCCGCCGCCGACGTCGGAGTGCGCTCCGGAGAACCAGACCTGTTCGCGTTCCTGGCCGTTCGCGGCGGGGGACGGCTGCCAGACGGCCGGGCGGAACGCCTTCCGGTGCTCGTCCACGGCCAGTGCCTGGAAGGCCGACTGCACGGTCGACGTCAGCTGGGTGTCGTGGAACTGCCAGCGCCGGTTCATCAGGTTGAGCAGGCGACCGCCGCTGAGCGGGATGCCCAGCGCGCCCACGGTGTCCCAGACGCCGACGAACCGGACCGGGGTCACGTCCTCGTGCGAGAAGCTGTCCCGGAACTTCCGCGCTGCGGGGCTCAGCGGGCCGGTCGCCGGATCCCGGTCCCGGTAGAGCCGGTAGGCCTCGCCGATCCGGCTCGCGTGCCGGGGGAGCAGCACCCCGCAGTTGCGGATCAGCCCCACGGCACTGCGCGCGGTGTAGGCGCCGCGGCTGAAGCCGAAGAAGAACAGTTCGTCCCCGGGTTCGTAGTTCTCGACGACGAACCGGTAGGCGTCCCGCACGTTGGCGGACAGGCCCCAGCCGAACGCGCCGCCGGCCAGCCGGTCCCACCACAGCTTCCCGGTCCCGACGCCCTCGTGGTAGTGCACGAGCTGCCGCGTCCCGGCGGGATCCACGTCGGCGACGGCGTCCTTGACCTTGACGACGTTCGTCGGTGCTTTCTGGGTGAGTGAGTTCCAGGTGCCGTCACAGCAGACGACCAGTCGTTTCGCCATCGTTCCTCCCCGGCGCCGGACATGCGTGAGTCGCAGCCGGACGGGGGCCCGTTACGGCGATTGCGTTCAGGTAACTCATGACTTGCAATCGTTGCACTTGATGTTAACTACCCAGGTCCCTAGCGTTGCCGGTATGGAAATCACCGTCCTCGCGGCCTCGGGCCGGACCGGCCTCGAACTCACCCGCGAAGCGCTCCGGCGCGGCCACACGGTCACCGCCATCGCCCGGGACCCCGCCCGCATCCCGCTCCCCGACGGCGCCGGGCTGCGCAAGGCCGCGGCCGACGTCACCGATCCGGCGAGCGTCGCCGCCGTCGTCGGCGCGGACTCCGTCGTCCTTTCCGGACTCGGCACGGACCGGGCCGGCACGCTGCTGGCCGGCGCCGAGGCGGTCGTCGCCGCCGGGCCGAAGCGGATCATCTGGCTCGGCGCGTACGGCACCGGCCCGTCCGCCGAAACCGCCGGGGAAGGCGCGGGGGCGCTCGCGCGGATGCTGGGCGACCGGCTCGGGGACAAGGTCGAGGCCGACACCGCCGTCCTGGCGGCCGGCGGCACGGTGTTCCACGCCGGGCTGCTCACCGACGAACCGGAAAGCCCGCACCGGCGCACCGCCGCGCTGGCCGACGGACCGCCGTTCGACTTCGGCGCGAAGGTCAGCCGGGCGACCGTCGCCGCGGCCATGCTCGACGAGGCCGAGCACCCGCGCTTCGCCGGCGCCGTAGCGCTTCCGCTGTCCGCCTAGCCCGAGACGACCTCGTCGAGGGAGGCCGTCACCTGCTCGCGGAGCCAGGCGTGCGCCGGGTCGGAGTCGTAGCGCTGGTGCCACGTGCAGCTGATCGGCGCCGGCGGGGAGTGCGCCGGCAGCGGGCGGGTGATCAGCCCGAACGCGTCGACGAGCGGACGGCCGAGGACCTCGGTGCAGGTGACGAGCACGTCGCCGCGGGCCGCCGTCTGCAGGGCCGTCGCCAGGGTCGCCACGGCCGCGACCACCCGGCGGTGCAGGCCTTCGGCGGCCAGCACTTCGTCGATCGGCGCGGTGAGCCGGCCGCGCCGGGAGACCAGGACGTGCGGGTGCGCGGCGTACGCGCGCAGGTCGAGCTCGTCCGCGCACGGGTGGTCCCGGCGCATCGCGACGACGAGCGGGTCGTGGCCGAGCACTTCGGACCGGAACTCCGGCAGCTCGGGCGGGCCACCGCCGAGTTCGAGGTCGACGCGGCCGTGGCGCAGGTCGTCGGTGTCGGCGGCGTTTTCGGCCAGCACCCGCAGCCGTACGCCGGGGGCCAGTTCCTGGAGCCGCCCGACCAGCACCGGCGCGACCGACGCGGCGAGCGCGTCGTGGCAGCGGATCGTGAAGGTGCGGTCCAGCTCCGCCAGGTCCAGCTCGCGCGCCGGCGTCAGCACGTCGTGGGCCTGCCGGACCAGCCGGTGCACCTCTTCCCGGACCGCCAGCGCGTACGGCGTCGGAGCCATCGTGTGCCCGGTGCGCACCAGGATGTCGTCGCCGGTGACCTTGCGCAGGCGCCCGAGGGTGCGGCTCACCGCCGGCGACGACAGGTGCAGCCGCTCGGCCGCGCCCATCACGCTGCCCTCCTCGAGCAGCGCGTCGAACACCGTGAGCAGGTTCAAGTCCAGTTGCACGACCGCAAGACAACCACAGGAGGACCCATGACCCACGAACCGCTCGCCACCGCCGTCCGCGACGCGGGTGCCCGGATGCTGGCGCGCTACGCCGCCGGCAGCCGGCCGTCCGGGCTGCCGGAGCTGCTGGCGAACCTGCGTGACAACGACACCGCCGTCGCCGAGGTGCTGCGCCCGGCGTTGTCGGCGATCCGGCCGGAGGCGCGCTGGCTCGACGACGAGCACGGCTCCGGGCCGCTGGACCCGGGCGAGTTCTGGCTGATCGATCCGGTGGGCGGCAACGTGAACGCGGTGCACGGCATGCCCGACTGGAACGTCGGGGTCAGCCTCGTCCGCGACGGGCGCCCGGTGCTGGCGGCGCTGTACTTCCCGGTGCTCGACGAGCTGTTCACCGCCGCCGAGGGCGGCGGCGCGTTCCTGAACGGGGCCCCGCTGCGGGTCTCCGCCAAGACGTCGCTCGACGGCGCGCTGGCCGGAACCGGGCAGGCGCAACCCGGCCACGACGCCGAGTTCTTCGCGCGCATGGGTAAATCGTTCACGGCGATGTCGGCGGCCGCGCTGTACGTGCGGATCTCCGTGCCGGTGAGCCACCAGCTCGCCCAGGTCGCCGCGGGGCGGATGGACCTGCACTGGCAGCTCGACAACGTCCGCTCGCACGCGGCCGGGGTGCTGCTGGTCCAGGAGGCCGGCGGGGTGGTGACCGACCTCGACGGCAAGCCGTGGGACCTCACGAGCGAGAGCTACCTGGCCGCCGCGCCCGGCGTGCACGCGGCGGCGCTGGAGGTCCTCACGGCTTGACGCGAGCAGCGATCAGAAGTCGTCCGGTGTGCTCACCCGGCTCCTGACCAGCGAGCCGGACTCCGTCAGGGCACCGGTCCCGTAGTTGCCGCTCGCGCAGGAGCCGGGGCGGAGCGCGGCGCTGCTTTCGTCGGCGTCGGAGTAGGTCCAGTTCGCGTAGCCGATCTTCAACTGGTCGAGCAGGTCCAGCCAAGCTGTGGTGCTCGACTGGTCGAGCGCGCCGCCGCCGGTGGCGCTCACGGTGCCGAACTCAGTCACGAACAGCGGGAGCTTCGCGGCCGCCCGGCTCACCGCGGCCCGGTAGTCGTCCTTGTGGCTGGCCGCGTAGAAGTGGAACGTGTACATGATGTTCGCGGCGTTCACCGGGTTGTTGACGATCTCGGTCTCGTTGGAGCCGTCGGAGACGCCGAGCGACGACCAGCCGCGGGTGCCGACGATCACGACCGCGTCCGGGTCGGCGGCCCGGATCACCGGGATGACCTGCTCGGCGTAGCTCTTGATCGCGCCCCAGCTCACGCCGTTGGGCTCGTTGGCGATCTCGTAGACCACGTTCTTCTTGGCCGCGTTGCGCGCGGCGACCGCAGCGAAGAACGTTTTGGCGCGGTCGAGGTTGTAGTTCGGGTCGCCGGGGGTGAGCGTGTGGAAGTCGATCACCGCGTACATCCCGCGCTGCTCGGCCGCGTCGACGAGGCTGTTGACCCGGGCGGTGAACCGGGCCGGGTCGGTCTCGTACCCCTGCTCCTGCACGTACATGGCGATGCGCAGCAGATCGGCGTGCCAGTCGTTGGCCAGCGCGTCGAGAGAAGTGCTGTTGTAGCAGCCGTCGAACCACTGCAGCCCGTGCGTGCTCATGCCGCGCAGCTGGACGACGCGGTCGGCCTCACCGCAGAGGTGGACGCCGCAGACGTGCAGCTGCCCGTTGGCCGCCAGCGGCGTGCGCCCGGACGGCGGCGTGGTGGTCGTCGTCGGCGGCGCGGTCGTCGTCGTGCCCGGGCCGGTGGTGCCGGTGCAGGTGACGCCGTTCAGCGTGAACGACGCCGGCACCGGGTTGGCGCCGGTCGTGGTCCCGGTGAACCCGAGGTCCGCCGAGGCACCTGAGCCCAGCGTCCGGTTCCAGTCGGCGTTGGCGGCGGTGGCCGTCGAACCGCTCTGGGACCAGGTGGCGTTCCAGCCCTGTGCCACCTTCTGCCCGGAGTCGGGGAAGGTGAACCGCAACGACCAGCCGGACAGGGCGTCACCGAGGTTGGTGATCTTGACACCGGCCTGGAATCCGCCTTGCCACTGGTTGGTGACGGTGTAGTCGACCCGGCACCCTTGGACGGCGGCCTCGGCCTGGGGCATGACCAGCACGCCCGCGACCCCGAGCGTCGTCGCGCAGGCGGCCGCCAGTGCAGCAGTGGAGCGCTTCATCGAACTCCTTTGATCGAACGTCGAATGTGTCCCGCTGCGACTGGGAGCGCTCCCAAACAGGGGACCATTCGCGACTGGTCGCCGTCAAGGGCGGTCGATCGAGCCGTCGTCAGCTCGCGCCGGGCGGGCGTTCACCCACCGTCGTTTCTGGCAGAGTGGCCGCATGGGGGAGAACTTTGCCGCGGCCGTGGCCGCTGTCGTGCCAGCTGTCCGGGCCGTGCTGCCGGCCGCGCCGTCGGCGGCGCTGGGGCGGCTGGCGCTCGAACCGCCGCCGCGCTTTCCGGACTGGCCCGAAGCCGAAGTCGTGCGCTCGCTGCGGAGCGTGCCGTCGTGGGTGGTCGAGCGGGTGCACGGCGCCGTCGAGCTGACCCTGGACGGGTTGGTGATCGCGGCGCCGCCGGTGACGGGGGAACTGACGCCGCCGTCGTCCGGCTCGTTCGGCTTCCTCTCTTCCGACAGCGAAGCGGAAGCGGTGCGGGAGACGCGGTTGCTGGCCCAGTTCCGGCCCGACCTGCTCGAGCTCGTCGCCGAGCTGACCGCGGCCGTCGCGGCCGACGAAACGCTCGCGCCCTTGCTGGTTGCCGAAGGCGACGAAGGCGGGATCGCGGCCGCGCACGGTGCCGCGTACCTCTCGATCGCGCTGGTGACCACGGCGATCGCGGCACGTGAGGCCGGGCAGCCCGGCGTCGCCGCCATCGTCGGGACGGCGCTCGGCGTGGCGGCCGGGCTGCTCCGCGCGGCGCCGATGCCCGCCGGGTACGCCGAGGCCGTGCGCGAGAAGGAACGGGCCGAGTACCTGCTGCCGCGGTCCGGGAGCACGTCCGTGGCCGTCCGCGACCACGTGTTCGCCTTGACCGAGAGCGCTTTCCCGGCGTTCGGCGACTTCGCGGAAAACGGCTTGGCCGAAGCCGCCGCCGGGGGCGTGGTGATCCGCACCGGCATGGCGGCCGGTCCGGTGCCCGTCAGCGTCCGCGTGCTCGCCGAGCCCCCGGCCGAGGTGGAGACGCTGGGCTGGGAGGAGGTCGTGGACCTGAGCTGGCACGCGGACCACGGCTCGGCGAGCCTGGCGCCGTCGGCGAGGGTGGGCGTGACGACGCCGCCGTGGCCCGGCGACTACCGCGTCCGCGTGCACGCCTACGGCCGCGACGACCCGGACGTGGAGAGCTACGGCATCTGGGTCTGGGCGGCGCCCGCGGAACCGCCGCGGGTGCACGCCCGCGCCGACCGCCTCGGTCACCGCCTGCGCGGCGAACCCGAACCGGCGCTCGTCGACCGGCCCGAGGTGCGCTACCGCTGGATCCGGCAGTCCCGCCTGGCGGTGGCGGCGACCGTCACGGTGGCCACCGGCCTGCCCGCCGCGGACGTGGTGCGCGGCTTCGGCGCGGACCCGGACCGGCCGAAGCCGCCGGCCGAGCTGCGGCAGGCGTACGCGGACCCGTGGCTGGCAGTGCTCGACCTCGGCGGCGTCGTGCTGGTGATCGAGGAGAACGGCTACCTGGGCTCGCACGAAGACGTGCTGACGGCGATCTCGCGGGCCGGCGCGGCGGCAAGCATGTTCTGGAACGTCAACGCCGTGACACGGCTGTCCTTCGCCCGCGACGGCGAGCTGCTGGCGTCGTTCGAGCCGGGCCTGGGGGAGCCGGATTTGTCCCCGGAGACGG of Amycolatopsis solani contains these proteins:
- a CDS encoding NAD(P)-dependent oxidoreductase; the encoded protein is MEITVLAASGRTGLELTREALRRGHTVTAIARDPARIPLPDGAGLRKAAADVTDPASVAAVVGADSVVLSGLGTDRAGTLLAGAEAVVAAGPKRIIWLGAYGTGPSAETAGEGAGALARMLGDRLGDKVEADTAVLAAGGTVFHAGLLTDEPESPHRRTAALADGPPFDFGAKVSRATVAAAMLDEAEHPRFAGAVALPLSA
- a CDS encoding LysR family transcriptional regulator, which codes for MQLDLNLLTVFDALLEEGSVMGAAERLHLSSPAVSRTLGRLRKVTGDDILVRTGHTMAPTPYALAVREEVHRLVRQAHDVLTPARELDLAELDRTFTIRCHDALAASVAPVLVGRLQELAPGVRLRVLAENAADTDDLRHGRVDLELGGGPPELPEFRSEVLGHDPLVVAMRRDHPCADELDLRAYAAHPHVLVSRRGRLTAPIDEVLAAEGLHRRVVAAVATLATALQTAARGDVLVTCTEVLGRPLVDAFGLITRPLPAHSPPAPISCTWHQRYDSDPAHAWLREQVTASLDEVVSG
- a CDS encoding inositol monophosphatase family protein, producing the protein MTHEPLATAVRDAGARMLARYAAGSRPSGLPELLANLRDNDTAVAEVLRPALSAIRPEARWLDDEHGSGPLDPGEFWLIDPVGGNVNAVHGMPDWNVGVSLVRDGRPVLAALYFPVLDELFTAAEGGGAFLNGAPLRVSAKTSLDGALAGTGQAQPGHDAEFFARMGKSFTAMSAAALYVRISVPVSHQLAQVAAGRMDLHWQLDNVRSHAAGVLLVQEAGGVVTDLDGKPWDLTSESYLAAAPGVHAAALEVLTA
- a CDS encoding cellulase family glycosylhydrolase — its product is MKRSTAALAAACATTLGVAGVLVMPQAEAAVQGCRVDYTVTNQWQGGFQAGVKITNLGDALSGWSLRFTFPDSGQKVAQGWNATWSQSGSTATAANADWNRTLGSGASADLGFTGTTTGANPVPASFTLNGVTCTGTTGPGTTTTAPPTTTTTPPSGRTPLAANGQLHVCGVHLCGEADRVVQLRGMSTHGLQWFDGCYNSTSLDALANDWHADLLRIAMYVQEQGYETDPARFTARVNSLVDAAEQRGMYAVIDFHTLTPGDPNYNLDRAKTFFAAVAARNAAKKNVVYEIANEPNGVSWGAIKSYAEQVIPVIRAADPDAVVIVGTRGWSSLGVSDGSNETEIVNNPVNAANIMYTFHFYAASHKDDYRAAVSRAAAKLPLFVTEFGTVSATGGGALDQSSTTAWLDLLDQLKIGYANWTYSDADESSAALRPGSCASGNYGTGALTESGSLVRSRVSTPDDF
- a CDS encoding DUF6461 domain-containing protein, which gives rise to MGENFAAAVAAVVPAVRAVLPAAPSAALGRLALEPPPRFPDWPEAEVVRSLRSVPSWVVERVHGAVELTLDGLVIAAPPVTGELTPPSSGSFGFLSSDSEAEAVRETRLLAQFRPDLLELVAELTAAVAADETLAPLLVAEGDEGGIAAAHGAAYLSIALVTTAIAAREAGQPGVAAIVGTALGVAAGLLRAAPMPAGYAEAVREKERAEYLLPRSGSTSVAVRDHVFALTESAFPAFGDFAENGLAEAAAGGVVIRTGMAAGPVPVSVRVLAEPPAEVETLGWEEVVDLSWHADHGSASLAPSARVGVTTPPWPGDYRVRVHAYGRDDPDVESYGIWVWAAPAEPPRVHARADRLGHRLRGEPEPALVDRPEVRYRWIRQSRLAVAATVTVATGLPAADVVRGFGADPDRPKPPAELRQAYADPWLAVLDLGGVVLVIEENGYLGSHEDVLTAISRAGAAASMFWNVNAVTRLSFARDGELLASFEPGLGEPDLSPETAAALAGLDFEDYRDLDEKGLVAVERFTGRGLHAEDLEEIERAGVAYRVPGA